The Polymorphobacter megasporae genome window below encodes:
- a CDS encoding pilus assembly protein HicB, whose translation MTDRPARTPTYPLRLPASIKREAERLAATDGTSFNQFVASAVAEKVGAMRTAAYFTDRREAADWAAFDRLMGRTGGVPPRDGDEVPTDLATRFGPAG comes from the coding sequence ATGACCGACCGTCCCGCTCGGACCCCGACCTACCCGCTGCGCCTGCCCGCGTCGATCAAGCGTGAGGCCGAGCGCCTCGCTGCAACCGACGGCACCAGCTTCAACCAGTTCGTCGCCTCCGCCGTTGCCGAAAAGGTCGGCGCGATGCGGACGGCGGCGTATTTCACCGACCGGCGAGAGGCTGCGGACTGGGCGGCGTTCGACCGGCTGATGGGGCGAACGGGCGGAGTGCCGCCGCGCGACGGGGACGAGGTACCGACCGATCTTGCGACACGCTTCGGTCCGGCAGGCTGA
- the prfB gene encoding peptide chain release factor 2 (programmed frameshift), with amino-acid sequence MRAEGEAHVVKIQQALDLLRRFLDWDRALRRLDELNARVEDPTLWNDPKAAQAVMQERRRLDEAISATRAIESELADTSELIEMAEAEGDTAMADDGVAALGALAAKAETDKVAALLAGEADGNDSYIEVNSGAGGTESQDWAGMLQRMYTRWGEKRGFKVELMDYHAGEQAGIKSATLLLKGAGAYGWAKTESGVHRLVRISPYDSAARRHTSFASVWVYPVVDDDIDIVVDDKDLKIDTYRASGSGGQHVNTTDSAVRITHLPSGVVVACQNERSQHKNRATAMKMLKARLYERELARREAESAEVEAGKTDIGWGHQIRSYVLQPYQLVKDLRTGVTSTAPGDVLDGALDPFMAAALSQRVTGEQVDVDDAD; translated from the exons ATGCGTGCCGAGGGCGAAGCCCATGTCGTTAAAATTCAGCAGGCGCTCGACCTGCTGAGGAGGTTTCTT GACTGGGATCGCGCCCTCCGCCGTCTCGACGAACTGAACGCGCGGGTTGAAGACCCGACGCTGTGGAACGACCCCAAGGCCGCGCAGGCCGTCATGCAGGAGCGCCGTCGTCTCGATGAGGCGATTTCGGCGACGCGCGCGATCGAGAGCGAGCTGGCCGACACCTCCGAACTGATCGAGATGGCCGAGGCGGAGGGCGACACCGCGATGGCCGACGACGGCGTCGCCGCGCTGGGCGCGCTCGCAGCGAAGGCCGAGACCGACAAGGTCGCAGCCCTTCTTGCCGGAGAGGCCGACGGCAACGACAGCTATATCGAGGTCAATTCGGGCGCGGGCGGGACCGAGAGCCAGGACTGGGCCGGGATGCTCCAGCGAATGTACACCCGCTGGGGCGAGAAGCGCGGCTTCAAGGTCGAGCTGATGGACTATCACGCCGGCGAGCAGGCGGGGATCAAGTCGGCGACGCTGCTTCTAAAGGGCGCGGGCGCATACGGCTGGGCCAAGACCGAAAGCGGCGTCCACCGCCTCGTCCGGATCAGCCCGTACGACAGCGCGGCGCGGCGGCACACCAGCTTCGCCAGCGTCTGGGTCTATCCGGTGGTCGACGACGACATCGACATCGTCGTCGACGACAAGGATTTGAAGATCGACACCTACCGCGCCTCCGGGTCGGGCGGCCAGCACGTCAACACCACCGACTCCGCGGTCCGCATCACCCACCTGCCGAGCGGCGTCGTCGTCGCCTGCCAGAACGAGCGCTCGCAGCACAAGAACCGCGCGACCGCGATGAAGATGCTCAAGGCCCGGCTGTACGAACGCGAACTCGCGCGGCGCGAAGCGGAGTCGGCGGAGGTCGAGGCGGGCAAGACCGACATCGGCTGGGGCCACCAGATTCGATCGTACGTCCTCCAGCCGTACCAGCTTGTCAAGGATCTGCGGACCGGGGTCACGAGCACCGCGCCGGGGGATGTTCTCGACGGCGCACTCGACCCGTTCATGGCGGCAGCGCTGTCGCAGCGCGTTACGGGCGAGCAGGTCGATGTCGACGACGCCGATTAG
- a CDS encoding penicillin-binding protein 1A, producing the protein MTTARRLRTAAIILGVLVLLGAAAAVGLYAWVTTGLPDASKLAEYAAPLPSTVRGNDGTILTSFSRERRLYLSYDELPPRLVQAYISAEDKDFFHHGGIDFLGIARAAWTNLGSSGRPKGASTITQQVAKNLLLNGEVSYVRKLKEAVLARRIEAAFTKQQILELYLNQIFLGRNSYGVEAAAQSYFGKSVADLDLAQDAYLAILPKAPSTYSPTVHVERALARRAYVLNQMAANGYITKAEAAAATAEPIDAVANRAPPKLDTGDYFLEDVRRTLIAKFGEKPGDGRNSVYGGGLWIRTSLDPKLQAAAEKALRDGLVRYDRGKGWHGAPAHIDTSDGWPERLQSVHLGVGYADWYPAVVLGREGEDFRIGFTDGSTGTLLASSATSTLNNIPAARLLKTGDVVPVAKSGRSYALRQIPAISGGFVAEDPHTGRVLAMVGGFDARASSFNRATQALRQPGSTFKPIVYATAMDNGFTPSSIVVDAPYCVFQTKSLGTKCFKNFGGGYAGAQTLRWGLEQSRNLMTVRVAYNTGMDKVVAQAKALGVGDYPAVLAIALGAGDTTVGRMVNAYSQLFNAGRKMSPTLIDFVQDRDGKVIWRADERQCDGCNTPDYAGEPMPRPGGVPKQAIDARTAYQIVHLMEGVVTRGTAVRLRDFERPMAGKTGTTNGPTNVWFVGGTPDLVGGLYLGYDKPRPLGGGAQGSTIAVPVFHEFADVALKDMPKIPFQVAPGIRMVKVERRSGKRVYGGTPDDTDIKASIIWEAFKPESEPRRTGSLARDPVAEKGHVVVRSDSDFLRKSGGIY; encoded by the coding sequence GTGACCACCGCCCGCCGTCTCCGCACCGCCGCAATCATTCTCGGCGTGCTCGTCCTGCTCGGCGCGGCTGCCGCGGTCGGACTGTATGCGTGGGTGACGACCGGGCTGCCCGATGCGTCGAAACTCGCCGAATACGCCGCGCCGCTGCCGTCGACCGTGCGCGGCAACGACGGCACGATCCTAACGAGCTTCAGCCGCGAGCGTCGCCTGTACCTGAGCTACGACGAACTGCCGCCGCGGCTGGTCCAGGCGTATATCTCGGCCGAGGACAAGGACTTCTTCCACCACGGCGGAATCGACTTCCTCGGCATCGCCCGCGCCGCATGGACCAACCTCGGCTCGTCGGGCCGGCCCAAGGGCGCCTCGACGATCACCCAGCAGGTGGCGAAGAACCTGCTGCTCAACGGTGAGGTCAGCTACGTCCGCAAGCTGAAGGAGGCGGTGCTCGCACGGCGGATCGAGGCGGCGTTCACCAAGCAGCAGATCCTCGAACTCTACCTCAACCAGATATTCCTCGGGCGGAACAGCTACGGCGTCGAGGCGGCAGCGCAGTCGTATTTCGGCAAGTCGGTCGCCGATCTCGACCTTGCGCAGGATGCGTATCTCGCGATCCTGCCCAAGGCGCCGTCGACCTATTCGCCAACCGTCCATGTCGAACGCGCGCTCGCGCGGCGGGCGTATGTGCTCAACCAGATGGCGGCGAACGGCTATATCACCAAGGCCGAGGCAGCCGCAGCGACCGCCGAGCCGATCGACGCGGTGGCGAACCGCGCCCCGCCGAAGCTCGATACCGGCGATTATTTCCTCGAGGACGTCCGCCGGACGCTGATCGCCAAGTTCGGCGAGAAACCCGGCGACGGGCGCAACAGCGTTTACGGCGGCGGGCTGTGGATCCGCACCTCGCTCGATCCGAAGCTCCAGGCTGCTGCTGAGAAGGCATTGCGCGACGGCCTCGTCCGCTACGACCGCGGCAAGGGCTGGCACGGTGCCCCCGCGCATATCGATACGAGCGACGGCTGGCCCGAGCGCTTGCAGTCGGTGCATCTCGGCGTCGGCTATGCCGACTGGTATCCGGCGGTCGTCCTCGGGCGGGAGGGCGAGGACTTCCGCATCGGCTTCACCGACGGCTCGACGGGCACGCTGCTTGCCTCGAGTGCGACGAGCACGCTCAACAATATCCCGGCGGCGCGGCTGCTCAAGACCGGCGACGTCGTCCCCGTGGCGAAGTCGGGGCGCAGCTACGCGTTGCGGCAGATCCCGGCGATCTCGGGCGGCTTCGTCGCCGAAGACCCGCACACCGGGCGGGTACTGGCGATGGTCGGCGGCTTCGACGCGCGCGCATCGAGCTTCAACCGCGCGACGCAAGCGCTGCGCCAGCCGGGGTCGACCTTCAAGCCGATCGTCTATGCGACCGCGATGGACAACGGCTTCACCCCGTCGTCGATCGTCGTCGACGCGCCATATTGCGTCTTCCAGACCAAATCGCTCGGGACCAAATGCTTCAAGAACTTCGGCGGCGGCTATGCCGGGGCGCAGACGTTGCGCTGGGGGCTCGAACAGTCGCGCAACCTGATGACGGTGCGTGTCGCGTACAACACCGGCATGGACAAGGTTGTCGCGCAGGCGAAGGCGCTCGGTGTCGGCGACTATCCGGCGGTTTTGGCGATCGCGCTCGGCGCGGGCGATACGACGGTCGGGCGCATGGTCAACGCCTACTCACAGCTGTTCAACGCCGGGCGCAAGATGTCGCCGACACTGATCGACTTCGTCCAGGACCGCGACGGCAAGGTCATCTGGCGCGCCGACGAGCGCCAATGCGACGGCTGCAACACGCCCGACTACGCCGGCGAGCCGATGCCCCGCCCCGGCGGTGTCCCGAAACAGGCGATCGACGCGCGAACCGCCTACCAAATCGTCCACCTGATGGAGGGTGTCGTCACCCGCGGCACAGCCGTCCGGCTGCGCGACTTCGAACGCCCGATGGCGGGCAAGACCGGCACGACCAACGGCCCGACCAACGTCTGGTTCGTCGGCGGCACCCCCGACCTCGTCGGCGGGCTGTACCTCGGCTACGACAAGCCGCGCCCGCTCGGCGGCGGCGCGCAGGGGTCGACGATCGCGGTGCCGGTGTTCCACGAATTCGCCGACGTCGCATTGAAGGACATGCCGAAGATCCCGTTCCAGGTCGCCCCCGGCATCCGCATGGTCAAGGTCGAGCGCCGCTCGGGCAAGCGCGTCTACGGCGGCACCCCCGACGACACCGACATCAAGGCGTCGATCATTTGGGAGGCGTTCAAACCGGAGAGCGAACCGCGCCGCACCGGAAGCCTCGCGCGCGACCCCGTGGCGGAGAAGGGGCATGTCGTGGTCCGCTCGGACTCCGATTTCTTGCGCAAGAGCGGCGGGATATACTAG
- the cobU gene encoding bifunctional adenosylcobinamide kinase/adenosylcobinamide-phosphate guanylyltransferase: protein MTETRSTLFIGGARSGKSRLAQRAAESSGGELVFIATAQAFDDEMRDRIARHRSDRDARWRTVESPLDLPEAIVREASAGRTLLVDCLTLWASNTMLAGVDADAAGAELVAAIASSAGIIVLVTNEVGWGIVPDNALARQFRDVAGRLNQQVAAAVDDVRLVVAGIAMRLK, encoded by the coding sequence TTGACCGAGACACGATCGACCTTGTTCATCGGCGGCGCGCGTTCGGGCAAGAGCCGGCTGGCACAACGCGCGGCCGAATCCTCCGGCGGCGAGCTCGTCTTCATCGCCACCGCGCAGGCGTTCGACGACGAGATGCGCGACCGCATCGCCCGCCATCGCAGCGACCGCGATGCCCGCTGGCGCACGGTCGAAAGCCCGCTCGACCTCCCCGAGGCAATCGTCCGCGAGGCGAGTGCCGGTCGCACGCTTCTGGTCGATTGCCTGACCTTGTGGGCAAGCAACACCATGCTTGCCGGGGTCGACGCCGACGCGGCAGGCGCTGAGCTTGTCGCGGCAATCGCGTCCTCCGCAGGGATCATCGTCCTCGTCACCAACGAAGTCGGCTGGGGAATCGTCCCCGACAACGCGCTTGCACGGCAGTTCCGCGACGTCGCCGGGCGACTGAACCAGCAAGTCGCCGCCGCTGTCGACGATGTCCGGCTGGTCGTCGCCGGGATCGCGATGCGACTGAAATAG
- a CDS encoding TonB-dependent receptor plug domain-containing protein: MRSFHILLASTGLVLTAAARADDAPDTIVVTADRTPEPLSRVGQSITVIDAAEIARRQDNTVVDLLRTVPGVSFARNGGIGTATSVFIRGAESDQTVALIDGIKLNDPSAPGGGFNFGNLLVGNIARVEILRGPSSVLWGSQAIGGVVNLITVPPTDDLHINARGEYGYRNTGQGVANVSDKFGPLSASFGGGYFRTDGISAFDERKGGKEKDGYRNYGANANLNLALNDNVSVDLRGWYSDSRVGFDGFPPPNFSLGDTTDYGTTREIVGYTGINAALFDGRLHNRLGFAITDTRRHNYDGTAANAETFAGNGRNERFEYQGVANIVTGVDATFGAERERSHFTTSSFGGPVTIGTQTLTSGYGQVVVTPITGLTATGGARYDSHSRFGGTTTLAGSGVYTPNDGGTTFRASYSEGFKVPSLYQLQSEYGNQLLRPERSRGWDAGVTQRGLEGRIEASATYFSRTSKDLINFISCNTPLTGICVNRPFGTYDNVARAVSKGVELTLLVRPIDALTLQANYTSLDAENRSPGDVNFGKQLLRRPSQTVNVLLDYHWSFGLDTGATVTHVGRSFDNASNTRRLQGYVVADLRAAYPLTKQIAVTARVENLFDEKYETTYGYGTTGRAAYGGIRLSY; encoded by the coding sequence ATGCGCTCATTTCATATTCTACTCGCCTCCACCGGCCTCGTCCTGACCGCCGCCGCCCGCGCCGACGATGCGCCCGATACGATCGTCGTCACCGCCGACCGCACGCCCGAGCCGCTGTCGCGGGTCGGCCAGTCGATCACCGTCATCGACGCCGCCGAGATCGCCCGCCGCCAGGACAACACGGTCGTCGATCTGCTCCGCACCGTTCCGGGGGTCAGCTTTGCCCGCAACGGCGGCATCGGCACCGCGACGTCGGTGTTCATCCGCGGCGCTGAAAGCGACCAGACCGTCGCGCTGATCGACGGCATCAAGCTCAACGACCCGTCGGCTCCCGGCGGCGGCTTTAACTTCGGCAACCTTCTCGTCGGCAACATCGCCCGCGTCGAAATCCTGCGCGGCCCGAGTTCGGTGCTGTGGGGCAGCCAGGCGATCGGCGGCGTCGTCAATTTGATCACCGTCCCGCCGACCGACGATCTCCACATCAACGCGCGCGGCGAATACGGCTACCGCAACACCGGGCAGGGCGTCGCCAACGTCTCGGACAAGTTCGGTCCGCTGTCGGCGAGCTTCGGCGGCGGCTATTTCCGCACCGACGGCATCTCGGCGTTCGACGAGCGCAAGGGCGGCAAGGAGAAGGATGGCTATCGCAACTACGGCGCGAACGCCAACTTGAACCTTGCACTGAACGACAACGTGTCGGTCGACCTTCGCGGCTGGTATTCGGATAGCCGCGTTGGGTTCGATGGCTTTCCGCCGCCGAATTTCAGCCTGGGCGACACCACCGACTATGGCACGACGCGCGAGATCGTCGGCTATACCGGGATCAACGCCGCGCTGTTCGACGGGCGGCTCCACAACCGGCTCGGCTTCGCGATCACCGACACCCGCCGTCACAATTATGACGGGACGGCCGCCAACGCCGAGACCTTCGCCGGTAATGGGCGCAACGAGCGCTTCGAATACCAGGGCGTCGCCAACATCGTCACCGGCGTCGATGCGACCTTCGGGGCCGAGCGCGAACGTTCGCACTTCACGACGTCGAGCTTCGGCGGACCGGTGACGATCGGGACGCAGACGTTGACCAGCGGCTACGGCCAGGTCGTCGTGACGCCCATCACCGGCCTTACCGCAACCGGCGGCGCGCGCTACGATAGCCACAGCCGCTTCGGCGGGACGACGACGCTCGCAGGCAGCGGCGTCTACACCCCGAACGACGGCGGCACGACCTTCCGCGCGAGCTATAGCGAGGGGTTCAAGGTGCCGTCGCTCTACCAGTTGCAGAGTGAATACGGGAACCAGCTGCTCCGCCCCGAACGCTCGCGCGGCTGGGACGCCGGGGTCACCCAGCGCGGCCTTGAAGGACGGATCGAGGCGAGCGCGACCTACTTCAGCCGCACCAGCAAGGACCTGATCAACTTCATCTCGTGCAACACGCCGCTGACCGGGATCTGCGTCAACCGCCCGTTCGGGACGTACGACAATGTCGCGCGGGCGGTGAGCAAGGGCGTCGAGCTGACATTGTTGGTCCGACCGATCGACGCGCTGACGCTCCAGGCAAATTATACCTCGCTCGATGCCGAGAACCGCTCGCCCGGCGACGTCAACTTCGGCAAGCAGTTGCTCCGGCGGCCGAGCCAGACCGTCAATGTCCTGCTCGACTACCATTGGAGCTTCGGGCTCGACACCGGCGCGACGGTCACCCACGTCGGGCGCAGCTTCGACAATGCGTCGAACACGCGGCGGCTGCAGGGTTATGTCGTCGCCGACCTCCGCGCGGCGTATCCGCTGACGAAGCAGATCGCGGTCACCGCGCGCGTCGAGAACCTGTTCGACGAGAAGTATGAGACGACCTACGGTTATGGGACGACCGGGCGCGCGGCGTACGGCGGTATCCGGCTGAGCTACTAA
- the cobO gene encoding cob(I)yrinic acid a,c-diamide adenosyltransferase, giving the protein MTETPEDHARHNARMARVQAARARMQERRTLERGLLIVHTGNGKGKSSSAFGMAIRSLGWGMKVGIVQYVKGGWETGEKTFFHAYPDLLTFEVMGEGFTWDTQDRARDIAAARAAWERSKELILDPSYEFVILDELNIVLRHDTLPIAEIVDFLRDRPLTKHICITGRNAKPELIELADLVTEFEEVKHPFKAGFKAQKGVEY; this is encoded by the coding sequence GTGACCGAGACGCCCGAGGATCATGCCCGCCACAATGCGCGGATGGCGCGGGTCCAGGCGGCCCGCGCGCGGATGCAGGAGCGGCGGACGCTCGAACGCGGCCTGCTCATCGTCCACACCGGCAACGGCAAGGGAAAGTCGTCGTCGGCGTTCGGTATGGCGATCCGCAGCCTCGGCTGGGGGATGAAGGTCGGCATCGTCCAATATGTGAAGGGCGGCTGGGAGACCGGCGAAAAGACCTTTTTCCACGCCTATCCCGACCTGCTGACCTTCGAAGTGATGGGCGAGGGCTTCACCTGGGACACGCAGGACCGCGCCCGCGACATCGCCGCCGCGCGCGCGGCGTGGGAGCGGTCGAAGGAGCTGATCCTCGATCCGTCGTACGAGTTCGTCATTCTCGACGAGCTCAATATCGTCCTGCGCCACGACACGCTGCCGATCGCCGAGATCGTCGATTTCTTGCGCGACCGCCCGCTGACCAAGCATATCTGCATCACCGGGCGAAATGCGAAGCCCGAGCTGATCGAGCTCGCCGACCTCGTCACCGAGTTCGAGGAGGTCAAGCATCCGTTCAAGGCAGGCTTCAAGGCGCAGAAGGGCGTCGAATATTGA
- a CDS encoding ABC transporter substrate-binding protein codes for MLALALAAATSGPRIVSLNPCVDAVLMQVADPVQIAGISHYSQDPEATSIPLALARRFKATSGTAEEVVALAPDLVITGSHVAPSTINALRRMHVRMLKLPVPETIAESDAQIRTIAAAIGHDAAGAALVARIDAAVAAAVPSHGPPVDALIWQGGGLVPGSGTLADELLRRTGFRNLSASYGLKKWDVLPVEYLVDRPPAVLLSVTKSRGQPDRMLSHPAVAALASHIAVRPYPFRLLQCAGPTIITAVAQLAAIRASVAR; via the coding sequence GTGCTCGCCCTCGCGCTCGCCGCAGCGACCTCCGGTCCCCGGATCGTCTCGCTCAACCCGTGCGTCGACGCGGTGCTGATGCAGGTCGCCGACCCCGTGCAGATCGCGGGGATCAGCCATTATTCGCAGGACCCCGAGGCGACTTCGATCCCGCTCGCCCTCGCCCGCCGCTTCAAGGCGACGTCGGGGACCGCCGAGGAGGTCGTCGCGCTCGCCCCCGACCTCGTCATCACCGGGTCGCATGTCGCGCCGTCGACGATCAATGCGCTGCGGCGGATGCACGTGCGGATGCTCAAGCTGCCGGTGCCCGAGACGATCGCCGAGAGCGACGCACAGATCCGTACCATCGCCGCCGCGATCGGCCATGACGCGGCGGGCGCGGCGCTGGTCGCGCGGATCGACGCCGCCGTCGCCGCCGCCGTACCTTCCCACGGGCCGCCGGTCGACGCGCTGATCTGGCAGGGCGGCGGGCTGGTCCCGGGGTCGGGAACGCTCGCCGACGAACTGCTCCGGCGGACCGGGTTCCGCAACCTCAGCGCGAGCTACGGCCTTAAGAAATGGGACGTGCTGCCGGTCGAATATCTCGTCGACCGGCCCCCCGCGGTGCTGCTGTCGGTGACCAAGTCGCGCGGCCAGCCCGACCGGATGCTGTCGCACCCGGCGGTCGCGGCGCTGGCGAGCCACATCGCGGTGCGCCCGTACCCGTTCCGCCTGCTGCAATGCGCCGGGCCGACGATCATCACCGCCGTCGCGCAGCTGGCGGCGATCCGCGCCTCGGTGGCGCGATGA
- a CDS encoding FecCD family ABC transporter permease: MSVARFSLLLVLAIVAAAALSLIAGKVWVPFDAWRATDPRWLIIAELRLPRTVLAIVIGAALGLSGAAMQGYLRNPLADPGLFGVSAGAALGAVLSLYFGFAVSALVLPAFALAGAAGTMLILALLAGRSGSLIVFALAGVIVSSVAGSLTALAISVAPTPFAVTEIVTWLMGALTDRSWDDVRIALPLVAFGAVMIAATARSLDALTLGEAAARSMGVDLARLQWLIVGGVGLCIGASVAAAGIIGFVGLMVPHMVRRVVGGRPSATLLPSALGGALLLLLADIACRAIPTVSELRLGIAMALLGGPFFLWLLASMRRSLA, from the coding sequence ATGAGCGTTGCGCGTTTCTCGCTGCTGCTCGTGCTGGCGATCGTCGCAGCGGCGGCGCTGTCGTTGATCGCAGGCAAGGTTTGGGTGCCGTTCGACGCGTGGCGCGCGACCGATCCACGCTGGCTGATCATCGCCGAACTAAGGCTGCCGCGCACCGTCCTCGCGATCGTCATCGGCGCGGCGCTCGGCCTGTCGGGCGCGGCGATGCAGGGCTATCTGCGCAACCCGCTTGCCGATCCCGGACTGTTCGGCGTGTCGGCGGGGGCGGCGCTCGGTGCGGTGCTGTCGCTGTATTTCGGCTTTGCGGTGTCGGCGCTCGTCCTGCCGGCGTTCGCACTCGCCGGCGCGGCAGGAACGATGCTGATCCTCGCGCTCCTCGCCGGACGCTCGGGCAGCCTGATCGTCTTCGCGCTCGCGGGCGTGATCGTGTCGAGCGTCGCCGGGTCGCTGACCGCGCTCGCGATCAGTGTCGCGCCGACGCCGTTCGCGGTGACCGAGATCGTCACGTGGTTGATGGGGGCGCTGACCGACCGCAGCTGGGACGACGTCAGGATCGCGCTGCCGCTGGTCGCGTTCGGCGCGGTGATGATCGCCGCGACCGCGCGTTCGCTCGACGCGCTGACACTCGGCGAGGCGGCGGCGCGGTCGATGGGGGTCGACCTCGCGCGGCTGCAATGGCTGATCGTTGGCGGCGTGGGGTTGTGCATCGGTGCCTCGGTCGCCGCCGCCGGGATCATCGGCTTCGTCGGGCTGATGGTGCCGCACATGGTCCGCCGCGTCGTCGGCGGGCGGCCTTCGGCGACACTGCTGCCATCGGCGCTCGGCGGCGCGTTGCTCCTGCTCCTCGCCGACATCGCGTGCCGTGCGATCCCGACGGTCAGCGAGCTTCGCCTCGGGATCGCGATGGCGCTGCTCGGCGGCCCCTTCTTCCTCTGGTTGCTCGCCTCGATGCGGCGGTCGCTGGCATGA
- a CDS encoding ABC transporter ATP-binding protein, with protein sequence MTGLATTGLTVRFGGRAVLDRVDIACAPGKVTALLGPNGAGKSTLLACLAGLREPDEGIATLDGTGVLALDRRERGRRIGLLPQTPDVHWDVDVATLVELGRFPHRAGWGRSPADISAVEHAIAATDIAALRDRVVNTLSGGERSRVLLARVLAGEPAWLLADEPLASLDPAHQLDVLAVLKSAASAGAGVVVVLHDLNHALHVADDVVLLRDGRVVAAGAVDAVLTEARIAETYGVATEIGTARDGSRFVVTLGRIG encoded by the coding sequence ATGACCGGGCTTGCCACCACCGGGCTCACCGTCCGCTTCGGCGGTCGCGCCGTTCTCGACCGCGTCGACATCGCCTGCGCCCCCGGCAAAGTCACCGCGCTGCTCGGTCCGAATGGAGCAGGCAAGAGTACATTACTCGCCTGTCTCGCCGGACTGCGTGAGCCTGACGAAGGTATCGCGACGCTCGACGGCACCGGCGTCCTCGCGCTCGACCGCCGCGAGCGCGGGCGGCGGATCGGGCTGTTGCCGCAGACCCCTGATGTCCATTGGGACGTCGACGTCGCGACCCTCGTCGAGCTCGGCCGCTTTCCGCACCGCGCCGGCTGGGGTCGCAGCCCCGCCGACATCTCCGCCGTCGAGCACGCTATCGCCGCGACCGACATCGCCGCGCTGCGGGACAGGGTGGTCAACACGCTGTCGGGCGGCGAGCGCAGTCGCGTCCTGCTCGCGCGCGTCCTCGCCGGGGAGCCCGCGTGGCTGCTCGCCGACGAGCCGCTTGCCAGCCTCGACCCGGCGCACCAGCTCGACGTCCTCGCCGTACTCAAGTCAGCAGCGTCGGCGGGCGCGGGGGTCGTCGTCGTCCTCCACGACCTCAACCACGCGCTCCACGTCGCCGACGACGTCGTCCTCCTCCGCGACGGGCGCGTCGTCGCCGCCGGAGCGGTCGACGCGGTGCTAACCGAGGCGCGGATCGCCGAGACCTACGGCGTCGCCACCGAGATCGGCACCGCGCGCGACGGCAGCCGCTTCGTCGTCACGCTCGGCCGCATCGGGTGA
- the bluB gene encoding 5,6-dimethylbenzimidazole synthase, with translation MMFDPAFRADLDRLLAWRRDVRHFTTEPLPPGLIDTLLDQAVCAPSVGNAQPWRFVRVMTPALRSAVIAAADAANAQAAEIYDDETERAAYRALKLHGLREAPEHIAVFCDEATADGHGLGRQTMPETLRYSVVLAIHTLWLAARAHGVGLGWVSIVDPAAVTRLLEVPPAWHLVGYLCLGTPVEDAMTPELDRKGWQARLGPAATRFVR, from the coding sequence ATGATGTTCGACCCCGCTTTTCGCGCCGATCTCGACCGCTTGCTCGCGTGGCGGCGCGACGTCAGGCACTTTACGACCGAGCCGCTACCGCCCGGCCTGATCGACACTTTGCTCGACCAGGCGGTGTGCGCGCCATCGGTCGGCAACGCCCAGCCGTGGCGCTTCGTCCGCGTGATGACACCCGCGCTGCGGTCGGCGGTGATCGCGGCGGCCGACGCGGCGAACGCACAAGCCGCTGAGATATATGACGATGAGACCGAGCGCGCCGCCTACCGCGCGCTCAAGCTCCACGGCCTGCGTGAGGCGCCCGAGCATATCGCGGTGTTCTGCGACGAGGCGACTGCGGACGGGCACGGGCTTGGGCGGCAGACGATGCCCGAGACGCTGCGCTATTCGGTGGTGCTCGCGATCCATACATTATGGCTGGCGGCCCGGGCACACGGAGTCGGGCTTGGCTGGGTGTCGATCGTCGATCCGGCGGCGGTGACGCGGCTGCTCGAGGTGCCGCCGGCGTGGCATCTGGTCGGCTACCTGTGCCTCGGCACCCCGGTGGAGGATGCGATGACGCCCGAACTCGACCGCAAGGGCTGGCAGGCGCGGCTGGGTCCCGCCGCAACGCGGTTCGTCCGATGA